The window atcatataaatcgcaccatcacaaaattattttaatctaatatattttaaaattaataagccggattcaTGTGAGAAACGAATACAAGAgcttttttcttaatccaaaacaaattttatcttcttattgcatgtttatgaatcctttttttaattcaaaacaaattatgtttatcaattttattataaaatcatataaatttttagaaaaatatttaaatcacattgtAACAATTCTaagataaaatacatttataaaacataatctaatagaagttggCGTCGCATGttcaattcaaaatatattaaaatttgatagaaagaatttaatacgttggcatgatacatacgagaaaaggaatgacttgattacaatagtttatttgaagtcgTTAATAACTATGATGGTGTATTTCATACTGCATCGCCACTATCGAATGATCTAACATGTGTGATaagtctttttttatttttttgaacaaaaataagTGTGAAAAGTAGAATTCATAAATAACACCTTTTCCTAATTCAAGACAAATTATACCTTGTACTTGCATGCAtgttattcaaattattaacgaatatattttatataaaaattaataatttaacattaaaatatatgtaaaataaatatttatattcaaatatgtatattaaaaaagaaagacgaaaaattatatacaaatagatGTTACATTatactattaaatatttttattattaaagacagATATACTCGGATTAAGTTACTCAAAGGCCAAAGCTACTTTGCCATGCGCGGACTATAAAGCTAGCAAAAGTAACATCTGTGTTAGTTAATCGTGTGTACAAGGAAGGTGTAACTAACTGGCAACAGCAAAGGAGCATACCAAGCAATGAACTACATATCCAGCTCCACCCTCTTCCTCCTCCTCCTAATCtcccaaaatatattattttatcagaTTGCAGATGCGGGAAAGCGGCGTGTTCACATCACAAACGATCTAGATGACGTCGTtgacaatgaagaagatgaagccTGGAAAGAATGGGGCAAAAAGAAATCGTCGCCCGACGCCGATTTGCCAGACATTGATTTCTCTCAACAAACTGATTTTACAAAGATGCAAACGGAAATGATGAAGTACCAAACCGGCCCGGCTTTTGGCTTTGTTAAGCTCCGGCTAGGTCAGCGGAGAAAACCGGTATGTATGTGGCCCCCCCTCCCTCTTGTGTGATTGTTTCCATATTTATGTCGTGTACAATTACTGATAGTTGTTTAGGAATGTTGATGCGTTTTTAGAAGTTTGTTGGGGAAAAGGGTGTTTACTCTGAGTTTCGAGTTCGTATTCATAAACTTGTCAATTCCGTATgatcattaaaatttaatagtagtgaatataagtataaaacttaattatcatattaatcTACTCTTGTCAAATTAAACTGTTCAATTGGGGTCCGATAAATAGTAGGCATTGCAACCCCAGGTAAACCTGTGACCGTGTTTCATCAACGAGAGATCCTTGTGGCAATGCAAGTATTGATTATGCTAAACTGCAAAAAAGTGTAAAATTTATAGCGCCGTGTGAGTAGTTATGCCTACCTCGTCTGATGATAAGTTTATcgcttttttaatttttatttttttttgaacccAAATTTCTACATATTTAATGGTAAATTGGTAATCATATTTTTTGACAATAACAGAATTTGTACAGACTTCACAGGGGTTTCTAAATGTATGAGATCTGGATAATATAGGATCAAAGTATTTTACAATAATTGCGTTCAACATTTTTACAATTACAAGTGGAAACCTGATTTATTGTATCTCTATTGCGACTTTTCTTTTTGGGGAACCGTTATAAGTTAAAGATGTAAATAATTTGTTGCAGACCGTACTTGACACACATATAGTAGATGAATTGATGCTTGCACACTAGTAGTAGTAGGTGCACGTAAATTGTTTTTGTCGTTACTGATTGTGGTTGTGTATCCggctttcaaaagtaaaggaatGTTGTAGTTGATCTAACCTTGTACTATGTCTGAAGGATATGGTATCTGAGATTGCATTGAAGTGGACCAAACTTTCAAAAACTGGGACTCTTGATGTAAAGTTTATGGGAGTTGATTTGAGCACAATTATGTTCACATTGGAGAAAGGTCAAGACTCTTTTGAGGTAAGGTTTACTTATTTGAGTACACATTTTTGCATGAAGCTAGTGCCCTCATGCATAACTGGTACAACTGAACAAGTGCTGTAGtgacacaatttttttattttacttaccCAGTTGAAAGATTTCATATTGAACCAACCGGATGCATATGAGGTTAAGATAGGAGACCAGATTTTTCGAAGACCTGGTGATGCTCCGTTTGATGTTGAATTTCAAAAACATCATGGGGACGAAGACAAGGTAGACTATACCAGATCGGCCAAGAATGACGAACAGCAGACAGATGAGTTATAGTTGCCTAATAATAGTTATACCCCTAAGCAGACCATCTTATATCAGGAAAAGCAAGGGATGTTGATTTGGCAATGTGCAG of the Daucus carota subsp. sativus chromosome 4, DH1 v3.0, whole genome shotgun sequence genome contains:
- the LOC108217581 gene encoding uncharacterized protein LOC108217581, which produces MNYISSSTLFLLLLISQNILFYQIADAGKRRVHITNDLDDVVDNEEDEAWKEWGKKKSSPDADLPDIDFSQQTDFTKMQTEMMKYQTGPAFGFVKLRLGQRRKPDMVSEIALKWTKLSKTGTLDVKFMGVDLSTIMFTLEKGQDSFELKDFILNQPDAYEVKIGDQIFRRPGDAPFDVEFQKHHGDEDKVDYTRSAKNDEQQTDEL